In Sulfitobacter sp. LCG007, the sequence GCGCCGCCTGGCTGGGCGGGAAGCCGTACTTCTCGCCGAAGGACTTCACGAAGGCGTTCGTACCCGCGTATTTCTCGCCCTTCTCGTTCTCGAGCTTCCAGTCCCAGTTCTGCGAGCCAAGGATGCCCTTGATGTTCGCGCCGGCACCCTTCGCCATGAGCTCGGAATAAAGCGGCACGACGATCTCGAAGTTCTTGCCGTTGACCTGCTTGTCGCGGATGCCGAACTGCACTGCCTGGGTCAGCGAGTTGACCATGTTCCCGCCGTAGTGGTTCAGGACCAGCACGTCCGCGCCCGAGTTCAGCACGGGGGCGATGTAGGACGAAAAGTCCGTCGAAGCCAGCGGCGTCAGGACGTTGTTCACGGTCTCCCACCCCATCGCCTCGGTGGCGGCGGCGATCGATTCCTGCTGCGTCCAGCCCCAGGTGTAATCGGCCGTCAGGTGATAGGCCCGGCGTTCCTCGCCGTAGAGTTGCTTCAGAACGGGTGCGAGAGCGGCAGCCGACATGTAGGCGTTGAAGAAGTGACGGAAACCGTTGGCCTTCTTGTCCTTGCCGGTGGTGTCGTTGGAGTGGGTGAGACCGGCCATGAAGATGACACCAGCCTCTTGGCAGAGACCCTGCACGGCGACTGCCACGCCCGAGGATGAGCCGCCCGAGATCATCAGGGCCCCGTCCTTCTCGATCATCGACTTGGCCGAAGCGCGTGCCGCGTCCGATTTGGTCTGGGTGTCGCCGGTCACGAAAGCGACTTTCTTGCCCAGGATGCCGTTGCCCTGCAGTTCCTTCGAGGAGAAGGTATTCAGCATGCCGCCGTCGCCTTCGCCGTTGAGATGCTGGACGGCAAGTTCGAAGGCGCGCAGCTCGTCGGCGCCCTCGTCGGCATAGGGCCCGGTCTGCGGCACGTTGAACCCGAGTGTCACCGTGTCGCCTGTCGGAGCGTTGAGATAGTTATCCTGCGCGCGCAGGACCGTCGGCAGCGCCAGCCCGGCGCCGGCCACGGCTCCGGTCTTGAGCGCGCCACGACGCGTCAGATTCATCTTGGACATCTATTCCTCCCGGTTGGTCTGTGGACCCTTGCGGCCTCTCCCGCCGGCCCCGCACAGAAAAGTGCCCTTAACTTATCGCGCGTCGGCAGAAAATTGCGCAACAAGTGCATTGAATAGCTGAAAATTTCTGTAAATAAATGTACATGAAATCGGGAGGGCTAGTAAAGTTAATGATATCGCACTGCAGAAAGACGTTGAAATCGCTGCACAAACCGTCGGGGCGCGAATGGCCGTCGCGCCGCTGACAGGAAGCCGGATCCGCGAGAGGCGTTCGGTAGCGGGCATCCGTCAGGCCGAACTTGCGCGCGCGCTTGGAATCTCGGCCTCCTACCTCAATCTGATCGAACACAATCGCCGCAGAATCGGCGGCAAGCTGTTGCTCGACATCGCCAGGGAACTGGGCGTCGAACCTTCTGTGCTTACCAGCGGCGCGGAGGCCGCGCTTATCGCATCCCTGCGCGAGGCGGCGCTCGGGGCCGACATGGCCGCTGCGGAGGTCGCAAGGGCCGAGGAACTGGCGGGGCGTTTTCCGGCATGGGCCGAGGTGCTGGCGGCCAGCCACCGGCGCATCGCGACGTTGGAGCGTACCGTCGAGGTGATGTCCGACCGTCTGGCACATGACCCGCATCTCGCGGCGTCGGTCCACGAACTTCTGTCGACAGCGGCGTCGATCCGCTCCACCGCCTCGATCCTCGCCGGCGAGCCCGATCTGGATTCGGACTGGCGCGCAAGATTCCACCGCAATCTCAACGCGGACAGCCGGCGGCTTGCCGACAGCTCGCGCGCGCTTGTCGGGTATCTCGACGCCGGGCGCGGGGACGAGGAGGCGGCGAGTTCTCCGCAGGAGGAGCTCGAGGCATTTCTCGCCGAGAACGACTATGCGTTTGCGGCCCTGGAAGAGGGCGAGGCGGATATCGTTGCGATCGTGGAGGCAGCGGGGAGCCTGCGCTCGGACGCGGCGCGCCAGCTTGCCCGGAGCGTGCTGGAACGGATGGCGGCGGATGCGGCCGCCGTGCCGCGGGAGGCCCTGCGGGCGGCCATCGGCGAGGCCGAGCCGGATCCGGTGGCGCTGGCGCTCAGGTTCGGGGCGCCGGTGGTGACGATCCTGCGCCGTCTTGCGGGGCTTGCGGAACTCAACGCCGGGCTTGTGGTCTGCGACCGGTCGGGCAGCCTTCTGCTGCGCAAGCTCGCACGTGGCTTCGTGATCCCGCGCTACGGGTCGGCCTGTCCGCTCTGGCCGGTCTTTTCGGTGTTGGGCGATCCGGGCCGCGTCGCGCTGACACCGCTGGTTCAGCTCGGGCGGGGCCGGGCGAGCTTTGCCTGCTACGCCGCGGCCGAAACCGTGGGGCCCCCGGCCTACAACATGCCCCCGCTGGTGCAGGGGACGATGTTGCTGCTGCCCCGTCCGGAGCTCGAGGAGGGCAGCGGGATGGAAGTCGGATCGAATTGCAGGGTGTGCCCCCGTCCGTCCTGTCCGGGACGGCGCGAACCTTCGATCCTGAGTGACGGGCTTTGAGCGGGGCGCGTTTCCTTTCCAAGGAAACGGGCCGGAAAATTGCAATTTTCCGGGGCCCGATGGCTAGCGGATCGCCTCGATGGGGCCCTCGGCGCGGCCGTGGATGAACTGGTCGAGATAGGGATCGCCCGAATGGTCCATGTCCACAACCGGCCCGGTCCACTTGATGACACCGTCATGCAGCATCGCGACGGTGTCTGCGATCGCCCGGACCGAGCTCATGTCATGGGTGATGGTCATCGCCGTCGCGCCCATCTCGACGACGATCTCGCGGATCAACTCGTTGATGACGCCAGCCATGATCGGGTCGAGCCCGGTCGTCGGCTCGTCGAAGAAGATGATCTCGGGCTCTGCGGCGATGGCGCGCGCAAGACCCACGCGCTTTTGCATTCCGCCCGACAGCTCGGCGGGGAAGCGGTCGGCCACGTCCGGCTTCAGCCCGACCCGCCGCAGCTTCCCGATGGCGATCTCGCGGGCCTCCTCGCGGGGCCGCTTCAGCGATCCCCGCAGCAGGCGGAAGGCGACGTTCTGCCAGACCGGCAGGCTGTCGAAGAGCGCCCCGCCCTGGAACAGCATCCCGAAGCGGGCGAGAAAGGCGTCGCGGTCGCCCGACGCGGCCTCGGCCCCGTCGACCGTGATCCGCCCGGAATCAGGCGGGATCAGGCCCAGGATGCATTTCAGAGCAACGGATTTTCCGGTGCCCGAACCGCCGATGATCACCAGCGACGTGCCCTTGGGCACATCGAGCGTCACGCCCCGCAGGACATGGTTGGAGCCGAAGCTCTTGCGGACGTCCTGCATCGCGATCATGCGGAAAAGAAGACCCCCGTGAGGACGAAGTTCGCCGCGAGTATCAGGATGGCGGCCGCTTCGACCGATCCCTTCGTCGCGGCCCCCACACCCATCGCGCCGCGCCCCGAGCGCATGCCGTAGTAGCATCCCATGAGGGCGGCGAGGAAACCGAAGACGGCCCCCTTGGCGAGCGAGGAGACGATATCGAGCGCCTCGAGGAAATCCACCGTGTTGCGGATGTAGGCGGCGGCGTTGAAGCCCAGCGTCCCGGTCGCCACGGCATACCCGCCGAATACCCCGATCACGTCGCCGACCGCCACCAGCAGCGGCACCGCGAGAAGGGCGGCGAGCACCCGGGGCACGGTCAGATACTTCATGGGATGGGTCGAGAGCGTCACCAGAGCGTCGATCTGCTCGGTCACCTTCATCGTGGCGATCTCGGCCGCGATGGAAGAGGTGACGCGCGCCGCGATCATAAGCCCGACGAGAACGGGACCCAATTCGCGCACCATGCCGATGGCGACGATCTGGGGCACCACGGCCTCGGCGTTGAACCGCGCGCCCCCGGCATAGATCTGCAGCGCCAGCGCACCGCCCGTGAAGATCGCGGTGAGCCCGACCACGGGCAGCGACAGCCAGCCCACATGCAGCAGCGCATTGGCAAATTCCCTTCCGTAGAAGGGGGGGCGCAGAACATGGCTGAGCGTTTCCACGGCGAAAAGCGTGACCCGGCCGATCGCTGCCATCATCGCCAGCACGGCGCCTCCGAGGAGCGCCAGAGCCCTCATTCGCTGTAGACCCGTCGGTAGCGATGCCCCAGCGAGGTCAGGACCTCGTAGCCGATGGTGTCCGAAAAGGCGGCGACCGTGTCCACCGACTGGTGCTGGCCGAGCAGCTGAACGCTCTCGGGTTCGACCGGGCAGTCGGTCACGTCGAGGCAGATCAGGTCCATCGAGACGCGGCCCGCGACCGGGACCGGGATATCGCCGCAATGCAGCTTCGCGTTCGGGCCCATGGCCCGGATCAATCCGTCCGCGTAACCCGCTGAAATCGTGGCGATCCTGCTGTGGCGGCGCGCGACCCAGCTTGCCCCGTAGCCCACCGTTTCGCCCGGTTCCAGATCGCGCAGCTGGATCACGGGGATATCCAGCGTCACGACCGGATGCGCATCGACGAAAGGCAGTCCGCCATAAAGCCCGATACCGGGCCGGGTGAGGTCGAAGTGATAATCGCGCCCCAGCAGGATCCCGCCCGTCGCCGCCAGCGAGCGCGGCACGCCGAGACCTTCGGTCATGCCGGTAAAGCTGCGCAGCTGGCGCGCGTTCATCGGGTGATCGGGCTCGTCCGCGCAGGCGAGATGGGAGATGATGAGCCGGGGCTTCTGGCTCAGCGCGATGTCGCGCAGCGCCGCCCATTCCGCCGGCTCCATCCCCAGACGGTTCATGCCGCTGTCGAGCTGGAGGCCGAAGGGATGTCCCGGCAGACCTTCCACATGGCGCAGCATCTGGTCGACCGAGTTGATCATCGGGACGAGCTGCGCCTCCTGCAGCATCCGGGTGTCGCCGGCCATGTGTCCGGAGAAGACGCTGATCGAGGGGCCCGGTCCCAGCGCCTTGCGCAGGGCGAGGCCTTCCTCGGCGACGGCGACGAAGAACTGGCGCGCGCCCGCGGCGGCAAGGGCCCGCGCCACCTGCGCCACGCCCAGCCCGTATCCGTCCGCCTTCACCACGGCACCCGTCTCGGCCGCGCTCAGCGCGTCAAGGGCGCGCCAGTTGGCGGAGAGGGCGGCAAGGTCTATTGTGAGTGTCGCTGTGGCCATGCGCCCGTTCATGACAGGATCGCGCGCAAGGTCAAGCCTCGGACGAGTCGGTCCGCGGGCCTCCGCCGCGCTCAGGGCAGGCTGTAATATCGCTGATTGCGCGCCCAGCGTTTCTCGCCGATGAGGCAGTCGTAGGATGCTTCCTCGTGGTAGTGGACGCGCGTGACGTCATCGGGCAGTGCCGCGATCTCGAGCACCAGCTTGCGCTTGATGGCCTCGGCGAACTGGCTCCAGCTGAGCACCGGTATCACGAAAGCCCCGGGCCCGCCGATCACGCAGTTTCGATAGTAGTCGTCGAGATCGGGAATGCCCCAGACCTCGCTCAGGGCATCGCTCGTCATCACCGGCAGACCGTTTATAATCATTCCCTCGGCCAGGGCGGCTTCGCGCGCCTCCAGCACCGGCGCGCCCTGGTTGTTGGGCCCGTCGCCGGAAATGTCGATCACCCGCCGCAGGCCGTCGATGTCGTTCTCGCGGATGTCACGGGTGGCAAAGTCGAGGACGCCGGAGATCGAGGTGCGTCGCATTCCGGGGTTGAAGTGCGCGGTGATGGTGTTTGCGATCCCGACCGCGTCGTCGATCGAGCCGACGAGCGTCCACGGGACGACGACGTTATGGGACGTGTCGCCGGCCCATTCCACATAGGTCACGGCGATGCGCCCGGTCAGTCCGTTCTCGATGGCGGACATCACCTCGTCGCTGACAAGTGCCGCGGCATATCCCTGCCGCTGGATCTCGAGTTCGGAGGCCGACATCGAGCGCGAGACGTCGACGGCGAGAAACAGCTCGACGTCGACCTCGACGGCCTGCGCCGCAAGCGGTTCGTCCAGACAGAGGAGTGCGGCAATCGGAAACAGGATGCGCATGGCCCGAGTCGGCCAGAAATCACCG encodes:
- a CDS encoding substrate-binding protein translates to MSKMNLTRRGALKTGAVAGAGLALPTVLRAQDNYLNAPTGDTVTLGFNVPQTGPYADEGADELRAFELAVQHLNGEGDGGMLNTFSSKELQGNGILGKKVAFVTGDTQTKSDAARASAKSMIEKDGALMISGGSSSGVAVAVQGLCQEAGVIFMAGLTHSNDTTGKDKKANGFRHFFNAYMSAAALAPVLKQLYGEERRAYHLTADYTWGWTQQESIAAATEAMGWETVNNVLTPLASTDFSSYIAPVLNSGADVLVLNHYGGNMVNSLTQAVQFGIRDKQVNGKNFEIVVPLYSELMAKGAGANIKGILGSQNWDWKLENEKGEKYAGTNAFVKSFGEKYGFPPSQAAQTCYAQTLLYADAATRAGTFNPCGIVEALEGFEYDGLGNGPTLYRAADHQCFKDVVVVKGAENPSDEFNLVEIVEVTPVEQVTYEPDHPMFAGGDLGTCNPGA
- a CDS encoding short-chain fatty acyl-CoA regulator family protein — protein: MAVAPLTGSRIRERRSVAGIRQAELARALGISASYLNLIEHNRRRIGGKLLLDIARELGVEPSVLTSGAEAALIASLREAALGADMAAAEVARAEELAGRFPAWAEVLAASHRRIATLERTVEVMSDRLAHDPHLAASVHELLSTAASIRSTASILAGEPDLDSDWRARFHRNLNADSRRLADSSRALVGYLDAGRGDEEAASSPQEELEAFLAENDYAFAALEEGEADIVAIVEAAGSLRSDAARQLARSVLERMAADAAAVPREALRAAIGEAEPDPVALALRFGAPVVTILRRLAGLAELNAGLVVCDRSGSLLLRKLARGFVIPRYGSACPLWPVFSVLGDPGRVALTPLVQLGRGRASFACYAAAETVGPPAYNMPPLVQGTMLLLPRPELEEGSGMEVGSNCRVCPRPSCPGRREPSILSDGL
- a CDS encoding ABC transporter ATP-binding protein, with translation MIAMQDVRKSFGSNHVLRGVTLDVPKGTSLVIIGGSGTGKSVALKCILGLIPPDSGRITVDGAEAASGDRDAFLARFGMLFQGGALFDSLPVWQNVAFRLLRGSLKRPREEAREIAIGKLRRVGLKPDVADRFPAELSGGMQKRVGLARAIAAEPEIIFFDEPTTGLDPIMAGVINELIREIVVEMGATAMTITHDMSSVRAIADTVAMLHDGVIKWTGPVVDMDHSGDPYLDQFIHGRAEGPIEAIR
- a CDS encoding MlaE family ABC transporter permease, whose amino-acid sequence is MRALALLGGAVLAMMAAIGRVTLFAVETLSHVLRPPFYGREFANALLHVGWLSLPVVGLTAIFTGGALALQIYAGGARFNAEAVVPQIVAIGMVRELGPVLVGLMIAARVTSSIAAEIATMKVTEQIDALVTLSTHPMKYLTVPRVLAALLAVPLLVAVGDVIGVFGGYAVATGTLGFNAAAYIRNTVDFLEALDIVSSLAKGAVFGFLAALMGCYYGMRSGRGAMGVGAATKGSVEAAAILILAANFVLTGVFFSA
- the alr gene encoding alanine racemase codes for the protein MATATLTIDLAALSANWRALDALSAAETGAVVKADGYGLGVAQVARALAAAGARQFFVAVAEEGLALRKALGPGPSISVFSGHMAGDTRMLQEAQLVPMINSVDQMLRHVEGLPGHPFGLQLDSGMNRLGMEPAEWAALRDIALSQKPRLIISHLACADEPDHPMNARQLRSFTGMTEGLGVPRSLAATGGILLGRDYHFDLTRPGIGLYGGLPFVDAHPVVTLDIPVIQLRDLEPGETVGYGASWVARRHSRIATISAGYADGLIRAMGPNAKLHCGDIPVPVAGRVSMDLICLDVTDCPVEPESVQLLGQHQSVDTVAAFSDTIGYEVLTSLGHRYRRVYSE
- a CDS encoding DUF1194 domain-containing protein, yielding MRILFPIAALLCLDEPLAAQAVEVDVELFLAVDVSRSMSASELEIQRQGYAAALVSDEVMSAIENGLTGRIAVTYVEWAGDTSHNVVVPWTLVGSIDDAVGIANTITAHFNPGMRRTSISGVLDFATRDIRENDIDGLRRVIDISGDGPNNQGAPVLEAREAALAEGMIINGLPVMTSDALSEVWGIPDLDDYYRNCVIGGPGAFVIPVLSWSQFAEAIKRKLVLEIAALPDDVTRVHYHEEASYDCLIGEKRWARNQRYYSLP